Below is a genomic region from Fusobacterium nucleatum.
TAGTGAAATTATTCCTGCTGTTCTACTGATACCAAGTAATAAAGGAAGTTTAAATATAGGTTTGACAAATATAGATAAGAATGTAGAAAAGGCAATTGGTTCAAAAATAATGTAGAAAGTGAGGGCTTAACATTGAAAGAAGGTAGAATTATTAAAGTTTCAGGTCCCTTAGTTGTGGCTGAGGGTATGGAAGAAGCTAATGTATATGATGTTGTAGAAGTTTCAGAGAATAAGCTCATTGGTGAAATCATAGAAATGAGAGGAGACAAAGCCTCTATACAAGTATATGAAGAAACAACAGGGATAGGACCAGGAGATGTTGTTGTTACAACTGGAAGTCCACTTTCCATTGAGCTTGGACCTGGGATGTTAGAACAAATGTTTGATGGTATACAAAGACCTCTTTTAAAAATTCAAGAAGAAGTTGGAGATTTTTTATTAAAAGGTGTTAGTGTGCCAGCACTTGATAGAGAAAAGAAATGGCAATTTACTCCAACTATACAAGTTGGAGAAGAAGTAGAACCTGGAAAGGTTATAGGAACTGTACAAGAAACAGAAATTGTATTACATAAAATAATGGTTCCTAATGGAGTTTATGGAAAAATAAAAGATATTAAAGAAGGAGAGTTTACAGTAGAAGAACCTATTTGTTTGGTAGAAACAGAAAATGGTGTAAGAGAATTAAATATGATACAAAAATGGCCTGTTAGAAAAGGTAGACCATATTTAAGAAAACTTAATCCTGTAAAACCTTTGATAACAGGGCAAAGAATTATAGATACTTTCTTTGCTGTTACTAAGGGAGGAACTGCTGCAATTCCCGGACCATTTGGTTCTGGTAAAACTGTAATACAACACCAACTTGCTAAATGGGCAGATGCAGAAGTAGTTGTTTATGTTGGTTGTGGAGAACGTGGAAATGAAATGACAGATGTACTTATGGAATTTCCAGAAATTATTGACCCTAAGACAGGACAATCTTTAATGAAGAGAACAGTTCTTATAGCTAATACATCAAATATGCCAGTTGCTGCTCGTGAAGCTTCAATTTATACTGGGATAACTATTGCAGAATATTTTAGAGATATGGGATATTCAGTAGCACTTATGGCAGATTCAACAAGTCGTTGGGCAGAAGCACTTCGTGAAATGTCAGGACGTTTGGAAGAAATGCCAGGTGATGAAGGATATCCAGCATATTTAGCAAGTAGAATAGCAGAATTTTATGAAAGAGCAGGGCTTGTTGAATGTTTAGGTAATGAAGAAGAAGGAGCATTAACTGTAATTGGAGCAGTATCTCCACCAGGAGGAGACATTTCAGAGCCAGTTTCTCAATCAACATTGAGAATTGCAAAAGTATTCTGGGGACTTGATTATGCTTTATCGTATAGAAGACACTTTCCAGCTATAAACTGGTTAAATTCTTATTCACTTTATCAAGCAAAGATGGATAAATATAAGGAAGAAGAAATTGATACAAATTTTCCAAAGTTTAGAATAGAAGCTATGGCACTTTTACAAGAAGAAGCTAAATTACAAGAAATTGTAAGACTTGTTGGTAGAGATTCACTTTCTGAATTTGATCAATTAAAATTGGAAATTACAAAATCTCTTCGTGAAGACTTTTTACAACAAAATGCCTTCCATGAAGTAGATACTTATTGTTCTTTACCAAAACAATTTAAAATGTTGAAATTAATTTTATCATTTTATGATGAAGCTCAAAGAGGTTTAAAAGAAGGAGTTTATTTAGATGAAATCTTAGCTCTTCCAGCTCGTGAAAAAATCACAAGAGCAAAAAATATAAGTGAAAAAGAGCTAGATAGTTTTGATAAAATAGAAGAAGAAATAAAAGAAGCAGTATCAAAATTAATAGCAGAAGGAGGTAAACCTAATGCTTAAAGAATACAAATCAGTACAAGAAGTAGTAGGACCTTTGATGATAGTTGAAGGGGTAGAAGGAATTAAATATGAAGAACTTGTAGAGATTCAAACTCAAACTGGAGAAAAAAGGCGTGGACGTGTTCTTGAAATAGATGGAGATAGAGCAATGATACAACTTTTTGAAGGCTCTGCTGGAATAAATCTTAAAGATACAACAGTTAGATTTTTAGGAAAACCACTTGAATTAGGGGTTTCAGAAGATATGATAGGTCGTATTTTTGATGGATTAGGAAATCCTATTGATAAGGGACCAAAAATTATTCCTGAAAAAAGAGTAGATATAAATGGTTCTCCTATAAATCCTGTTTCAAGAGACTATCCATCAGAATTTATACAAACAGGAATTTCAACTATTGATGGTCTTAATACCCTAGTTAGAGGACAAAAATTACCAATTTTCTCTGGTTCAGGACTTCCTCATAATAATGTTGCTGCACAGATAGCAAGACAAGCCAAGGTGCTTGGAGATGATGCAAAGTTTGCTGTTGTATTTGCTGCAATGGGAATTACTTTTGAAGAAGCACAATTTTTTATAGATGATTTTACTAAGACAGGAGCTATTGATAGAGCAGTTCTATTTATAAATCTTGCCAATGACCCTGCTATTGAAAGAATTTCAACTCCAAGAATGGCACTTACTTGTGCGGAATACCTTGCTTTTGAAAAAGGAATGCATGTTTTAGTTATTTTAACAGATTTGACTAACTATGCAGAAGCACTTCGTGAAGTTTCAGCAGCTAGAAAAGAAGTTCCAGGAAGAAGAGGATATCCAGGATATCTATATACTGACCTTTCACAAATTTATGAAAGAGCAGGTAAAATAAAAGGAAAACCTGGTTCTATTACTCAAATTCCAATTTTAACTATGCCAGAAGATGATATAACTCACCCAATTCCTGACCTTACAGGATATATCACAGAAGGACAAATAATTCTTTCAAGAGAATTATATAAAAGTGGTATTCAACCACCTATCTTTGTAATTCCATCTCTATCGAGATTGAAAGATAAAGGAATAGGTAAAGGAAAAACGAGAGAAGACCATGCTGATACAATGAACCAAATTTATGCAGGTTATGCTTCAGGTAGAGAAGCAAGAGAACTTGCAGTAATTCTTGGAGATTCGGCATTATCTGATGCAGATAAAGCCTTTGCAAAGTTTGCAGAAGATTTTGATAAAGAATATGTAAATCAAGGTTATGAAACAAGTAGAAGTATACAAGAAACTTTAGATTTAGGTTGGAAACTTTTAAAAGTTATTCCTCGTGCAGAGTTAAAGAGAATAAGAACTGAGTACTTGGATAAATATTTAGCAGATAAAGACTAGGAGGGATGTTATGGCTAAATTAAAAGTAAATCCTACTAGAATGGCCCTTTCTGAATTGAAAAAAAGGCTTGTAACAGCTAAAAGAGGACATAAACTTTTAAAAGATAAGCAAGATGAATTGATGAGACAATTTATAAATCTTATTAAAGAAAATAAAAAACTTCGTGTAGAAGTTGAAAAAGAGCTTTCAGATTCTTTTAAGTCTTTTCTTCTTGCTAGTGCTACAATGAGTCCATTATTTTTGGAAAGTGCTATATCATTTCCTAAAGCAAAAATAGCAGTGGAAATGAATTTAAAAAATATAATGAGTGTCAATGTTCCTGAAATGAAGTTTGTTAAAAAGGAAATGGAAGGAAGTATTTTTCCTTATGGTTTTGTACAAACTTCAGCAGAATTAGATGATACTGTTATAAAATTACAAAAAGTCTTGGATAATCTTTTATCTCTTGCAGAGATTGAAAAATCTTGTCAGCTTATGGCAGATGAAATTGAAAAGACAAGAAGAAGAGTTAATGCTCTTGAATACAGTACAATTCCTAATCTTGAAGAAACAGTAAAAGATATTAGAATGAAACTAGATGAAAATGAAAGAGCAACTATAACAAGACTTATGAAAGTAAAACAAATGTTACAAAAGGATGCTTAAAAAGATTTATTATTTTTTGTAATAAATGTTAGATATATTTTACTCCTCTCCAGCTGATTGAAAAGATTTTTTTAAATCTTCAATCAGCTTTTTTTGTTAATAAAATATAAATAATGTTATAATAGTAACAAGAAATAAATTTTGAGGAGGAAATTTTATGGATAGAAAAGTGCAAGTTTTAGATTTTGTTAAAATTAATCCTGCTGGAAATATTACAATACTTATAGATAATTTTGATATTTATAATAAAAATATCCCTAAAATATCAGAAGAAATTATGAAAGAAACTAATCTCTATGCAGAACAAGTGGGCTTTATTAAAGATAATCATCTTCAAATGATGGGGGGAGAATTTTGTGGAAATGCAAGTAGATCCTTTGCAAGTCTTTTAGCTTTTAGAGATAAAGATTTTTCTGAACAAAAAAATTATAGTATAACTTGCTCAGGGGAAAGTTCAATTTTAGATGTAGATGTAAGAGAAAATGGAGCTAAAAATAAGTTTTTAGCTAAAATTAAAATGCCTAAATTTATAAGTCTTGAAGAAATTAAAATAGATGGATATAAGTTAGGACTTGTTAGATTTTCTGGGATAAATCATTTTATTTTTAATATTAAGGAAAATAAAGAGACTAGTTTTGAAAATATAATAGATTTGGTAAAAAAATATTTATCCAATGAAGATTATTCAGCTTTTGGAATAATGTTCTTTGATAGAGATAACTTATCAATGAAACCTTATGTCTATGTAAAAGAAGTTGGAAGTGGAGTATATGAAAATAGTTGTGCTTCTGGAACAACTGCATTAGGGTACTATTTGAAAAAGTATAAAAATTTAGACAGAGCTAAGGTTGTTCAGCCTAATGGTTGGTTAGAATATATTATTGAAAATGATGAAATGTATATAGATGGACCTGTTGAAATTATTGCTGAGGGAAAGGTATACATATAATGTTAAATAAATTTTAAATATGAAAATAAGAGAGTTACATTCCAGATTTTAAGATAAAAATTAAATAGAATGAGCCGAGCAAATCTCGCTGTGTTTGAGTGAAACGAGTTTAGCGAATTTCTTAGAAACACTTAGCAATTTATTGCTTAGAGTTTCTTAGATGCGAATTCTTAATTTTTATCTGTTAAGAAATCTGGCTAGTAACGAACTATTTTCAAATTAAATATTTGAAGAGAGGTAAAAATGTTTCTTATGATAGATAACTATGACTCATTTGTATATAATCTTGTGAGTTATTTTTTAGAAGAAAATATAGAAATGAAAATTATTCGTAATGATTTGGTAGATTTGAAGTATATTGAAAATTTAATAGAAAAAGGTAAATTAGAAGGAATAATAATTTCTCCAGGACCAAAAAGTCCAAAAGATTGTGGGCTTTGTAATGAAATAGTCAAACAATTCTATAAAAAAGTAGCAATATTTGGAGTGTGTTTAGGACATCAAATAATAGGGCATGTTTTTGGTGCAGAAGTAAAAAAAGGAAAAAGTCCAGTTCATGGAAAAGTCCATAAGATAAGAAATAGTGGAGAAAACATTTTTAAAAATCTTTCAAAAGAATTTAATGTAACAAGGTATCATTCTTTGATTGTAGAAAAAGAAAATCTACTTAATGATTTTAATATAGAAGCTGAAACAGAAGACGGTGTACTTATGGCACTTTCACATAAGATTTATCCTTTATATAGTGTACAATTTCATCCAGAGGCAGTTTTAACTGAATATGGGCATGAGATGATTAGAAATTTTTTAGATTTAGCTAAGGAATGGAGAGATAAAAATGCAAATAGAAGTTAAAAAACTTGAAAAATATATGGATATTTATGATATTTTTAGAGTATTGATGAGTCAAGATAATTTTAAAGATAATAAGATTTCATTTTTAGACTCTTCATTAAAAAATAAATATGGAAAATATTCAATAATAGGTATAAATCCTTACTTAGAATTAAAAGAAAAAGATAATAAATTCTATATAAATGACAAATTAAGTGATGAAAATTTTGAAGAATATTTAGATAGATTTTTAAAGGAAAATAAACAAGAAAATAAATATGATTTACCTTTAATTTCAGGAGGAATAGCATATTTTTCTTATGACTATGGAAGAAAATTTGAAAATATAAAGACAAGACATAAGAAAGATGTGGATATTCCAGAAGCAGTTATCAGATTTTACAAAACTTATATAATTGAAGATATTGAAAAGCAAGAAATATACATAAGTTACCAAGATAAAAAAGATTTTGATAATTTAATAAATATTTTAGAAAATACTAAAATAGAAGAAGAAAAATTAGTAAAAAATACTAAACTTGCAAATTTTAAATCTAATTTTGAAAAAGATGAGTATTTAAAAGCTATCAAAAAGACTATTGACTATATCATTGAGGGAGATATTTACATAATGAACTTAACTCAAAGACTTATGATAGAAAGTAAAAAATCTCCTTTACAAGTATTTTCATATTTAAGGAAATTTAATCCAGCACCTTTTGGAGCATATTTAGATTTTGATAATTTTGAGGTTGTAAGTGCCTCACCTGAAAGATTTATCAAAATGAAAGATAGACTTATAGAAACAAGACCTATTAAGGGGACAAGAAAAAGAGGAGCAACAGCAGAAGAAGATTTAGCTTTAAAGAATGAGTTAGCAAACTCTGAAAAAGATAAAAGTGAGCTTTTAATGATAGTTGATTTAGAAAGAAATGATTTAAATCGTATTTGTGAGTTAAAATCAGTAGTTGTGGATGAGCTTTTTGAGGTTGAAACTTATTCAACAGTTTTTCATTTAGTTTCAACAATAAGAGGGAAATTGAAAGAAGAATATAGTTTTGTAGATTTGATAAAAGCCACTTTTCCAGGAGGTTCAATTACAGGAGCACCTAAGATAAGAGCAATGGAAATAATAGATGAATTAGAAAATTCAAGGAGAGATTTATACACAGGTTCAATAGGTTATGTTTCATTTAATGGAGATTGTGATTTGAATATTGTTATAAGAACTGCTATTCATAAAGATGGTAAATATTATCTTGGTGTAGGTGGAGGAATTACTTGTGAGTCTGAGTTAGAGTTTGAATATGAAGAAACTTTACAAAAGGCAAAAGCTATTTTGGAGGCTATATGTTAATAGAATTAGATGATGGATATAGCTTTGGTTTGGGACTATTTGAAACTATTTTACTTTATAAGGGAAAGCCAGTCTTTTTGGATGGGCATTTAGCAAGAATTAATAAGTCTATTGTAGATTTAGAGTTAAATATAGATAAGTTAGAAAGAGATGAAGTGTTTCAATACCTAAATAATAATAAAAATACTCTTGAATATGAAGTTTTAAAAATAGTCTTATCAGAAAAAAATAGATTATTCTTAAAAAGAGAATATACTTACACAGAAAAAGATTATCAAAGAGCTTTTAGCCTAAATATTTCAGAAGTTAGAAGAAATGAAAGTTCTATTTTTACTTTTCATAAAACTTTAAATTATGGAGATAATATTTTAGAAAAAAGAAAAAGTAAAAAATTAGGCTATGATGAGCCAATCTTTTTAAATAGTAAAAATCAAATTACAGAAGGAGCTACAAGCAATATATTTGCAGCAGTTGAAGATAAAATCTATACTCCAAAATTATCTTGTGGACTTTTAAATGGAATTGTTAGACAGTATATAATTTCAAATTATGATGTTATTGAAAGTGAAATAGACTTAGAATTTTTAAATAATGCTGATGAAATTTTTTTAACAAATTCATTATTTGGGATTATGCCAGTTAATAATTTAGAGAAAAAAGTTTTTAAATCACAAAAAATTAGTAAAGAGATATTTAGTCATTATAAAAAATATATAGAAAATATATAAAAATAAGTGAATTGCATTCTAAATTTTAGATGAAAAATTGAAAAAATGAGCCGAACAAATCTCGCTGTGTCTGAACGAAGTGAGTTTAGCGAATTTGTAGTGAATGTCAATTTTTTATCGTTAAGAAATTTAGCTAGCAATGAACTATTTTTATTGTCACTAATAGGAGAGATTATGAAAAAAATTCTTGTTACAGGTTTTGACCCATTTGGAGGCGAAAAGATAAATCCTGCATTGGAAGTCATAAAGTTATTGCCTAAAAAAATTGAAGATAATGAAATTAAAATTTTAGAAATACCAACAGTGTATAAAAAATCAATAGAAAAGATAGATAAAGAAATTGAAAGTTATGATCCTGACTATATCCTTTCAATAGGACAAGCAGGAGGAAGAACAGATATTTCAATAGAAAGAATTGCAATAAATATAGATGATTTTAGAATAAAGGATAATGAGGGAAATCAACCTATTGATGAAAAAATTTATCTTGATGGAGATAATGCTTATTTTTCAACTTTACCAATAAAAGCTATTCAAAGTGAAATTACAAAGAATGGTATTCCTGCCTCAATTTCAAATACAGCAGGAACTTTTGTATGTAATCATGTTTTCTATGGTGTTAGATACTTAATTGAGAAGAAATATAAAGGTAAAAAATCAGGTTTTATCCATATACCATATTTACCTGAACAAGTAATAGGAAAAGCTGATACTCCAAGTATGAGTCTAGATAATATTTTAAAGGGAATAACTATTGCAATAGAAACAATTTTTTCTATTGAAAATGATATTAAAAAATTAGGTGGAAGTATCTGTTAAACTTCTTGACTAGATATATAAAAAATTTTATAATAAAAAGTAATAATTTCAAAAAATAGTTAATTACTAACTAAATTTTTAGAAGGGGAAGATTATGAATAGTGCAAAGGACACAGTGGAGAAACTCTATAAAGGAAATGGTAAACTATATTTTGCTTGCCTGCTAGTAGGACTTGTAACAGGGACTATTGTTTCTTGTTATAGATGGGCATTAGAAGAAATTGGAATATTTAGAAAGTTATATTTTTCAGATATAAATTTGAATAACCCAATATCATTATTAAAGATGTGGCTTATATTCATAGTAGTGGGGCTTGTTGTAAATTATTTATTTAAAAAATTTCCTAAGACATCAGGAAGTGGAATACCACAAGTTAAAGGGCTTATTTTAGGCAGAATAAATTATAATAACTGGTTCTTTGAGCTACTTGCAAAATTCTTTGCAGGAGTTTTAGGAATAGGAGCAGGTTTATCATTAGGAAGAGAAGGACCTTCTGTTCAATTAGGTTCTTATATTGGCTATGGAACCTCAAAATTATTAAAAACTGATACAGTTGAAAGAAATTATCTTTTGACAAGTGGTTCTAGTGCAGGACTTTCAGGAGCTTTTGGTGCACCACTTGCAGGAGTTATGTTCAGTATAGAAGAAATACATAAATATTTAAGTGGAAAATTATTAATTTGTGCTTTTGTAGCAAGTATAGGAGCAGACTTTGTAGGAAGAAGATTTTTTGGAGTACAAACATCTTTTAATATTCCAATAGAATATCCTTTAAATATAAATCCATATTTTCAGTTTGTTTTGTATATAGTTTTTGGAGTAATAATAGCATTCTTTGGAAAATTATTTACTGTAACTTTGGTAAAATGTCAAGATATATTTAATGGAGTTAAATTAGCAAGAGAGATAAAAGTTTCATTTATTATGACTATTTCTTTTATTTTATGCTTTGTTCTTCCAGAAGTAACAGGTGGGGGACATAATTTAGTAGAAAGTCTAATTCATGGAAAAGTAGTTATATATACTTTGATAATAATTTTTGTAATTAAGCTTTTATTTACTGCAATTTCGTATTCAACAGGTTTTGCAGGAGGAATATTCTTGCCTATGTTGGTTTTGGGGGCAATAATAGGTAAAATTTTTGGAGAAACAGTTGATATATTTGCACAAACAGGAGCTGATTTTACAGTGCATTGGATAGTTTTAGGAATGGCAGCATATTTTGTTGCAGTTGTAAGAGCACCAATTACTGGGGTTATTTTAATATTGGAAATGACAGGT
It encodes:
- a CDS encoding ClC family H(+)/Cl(-) exchange transporter; the protein is MNSAKDTVEKLYKGNGKLYFACLLVGLVTGTIVSCYRWALEEIGIFRKLYFSDINLNNPISLLKMWLIFIVVGLVVNYLFKKFPKTSGSGIPQVKGLILGRINYNNWFFELLAKFFAGVLGIGAGLSLGREGPSVQLGSYIGYGTSKLLKTDTVERNYLLTSGSSAGLSGAFGAPLAGVMFSIEEIHKYLSGKLLICAFVASIGADFVGRRFFGVQTSFNIPIEYPLNINPYFQFVLYIVFGVIIAFFGKLFTVTLVKCQDIFNGVKLAREIKVSFIMTISFILCFVLPEVTGGGHNLVESLIHGKVVIYTLIIIFVIKLLFTAISYSTGFAGGIFLPMLVLGAIIGKIFGETVDIFAQTGADFTVHWIVLGMAAYFVAVVRAPITGVILILEMTGSFHLLLALTTVAVVSFYVTELLGQQPVYEILYDRMKKDDNVVDEENQGKITIELAVMAESLLDGKAISEIIWPEEVLIIAIIRNGVEKIPKGRTVMMAGDILVLLLPEKIVPEVKEKLMKHTSVE
- the pcp gene encoding pyroglutamyl-peptidase I, producing MKKILVTGFDPFGGEKINPALEVIKLLPKKIEDNEIKILEIPTVYKKSIEKIDKEIESYDPDYILSIGQAGGRTDISIERIAINIDDFRIKDNEGNQPIDEKIYLDGDNAYFSTLPIKAIQSEITKNGIPASISNTAGTFVCNHVFYGVRYLIEKKYKGKKSGFIHIPYLPEQVIGKADTPSMSLDNILKGITIAIETIFSIENDIKKLGGSIC
- a CDS encoding V-type ATP synthase subunit B, with the protein product MLKEYKSVQEVVGPLMIVEGVEGIKYEELVEIQTQTGEKRRGRVLEIDGDRAMIQLFEGSAGINLKDTTVRFLGKPLELGVSEDMIGRIFDGLGNPIDKGPKIIPEKRVDINGSPINPVSRDYPSEFIQTGISTIDGLNTLVRGQKLPIFSGSGLPHNNVAAQIARQAKVLGDDAKFAVVFAAMGITFEEAQFFIDDFTKTGAIDRAVLFINLANDPAIERISTPRMALTCAEYLAFEKGMHVLVILTDLTNYAEALREVSAARKEVPGRRGYPGYLYTDLSQIYERAGKIKGKPGSITQIPILTMPEDDITHPIPDLTGYITEGQIILSRELYKSGIQPPIFVIPSLSRLKDKGIGKGKTREDHADTMNQIYAGYASGREARELAVILGDSALSDADKAFAKFAEDFDKEYVNQGYETSRSIQETLDLGWKLLKVIPRAELKRIRTEYLDKYLADKD
- the pabB gene encoding aminodeoxychorismate synthase component I, whose amino-acid sequence is MQIEVKKLEKYMDIYDIFRVLMSQDNFKDNKISFLDSSLKNKYGKYSIIGINPYLELKEKDNKFYINDKLSDENFEEYLDRFLKENKQENKYDLPLISGGIAYFSYDYGRKFENIKTRHKKDVDIPEAVIRFYKTYIIEDIEKQEIYISYQDKKDFDNLINILENTKIEEEKLVKNTKLANFKSNFEKDEYLKAIKKTIDYIIEGDIYIMNLTQRLMIESKKSPLQVFSYLRKFNPAPFGAYLDFDNFEVVSASPERFIKMKDRLIETRPIKGTRKRGATAEEDLALKNELANSEKDKSELLMIVDLERNDLNRICELKSVVVDELFEVETYSTVFHLVSTIRGKLKEEYSFVDLIKATFPGGSITGAPKIRAMEIIDELENSRRDLYTGSIGYVSFNGDCDLNIVIRTAIHKDGKYYLGVGGGITCESELEFEYEETLQKAKAILEAIC
- a CDS encoding aminotransferase class IV; the encoded protein is MLIELDDGYSFGLGLFETILLYKGKPVFLDGHLARINKSIVDLELNIDKLERDEVFQYLNNNKNTLEYEVLKIVLSEKNRLFLKREYTYTEKDYQRAFSLNISEVRRNESSIFTFHKTLNYGDNILEKRKSKKLGYDEPIFLNSKNQITEGATSNIFAAVEDKIYTPKLSCGLLNGIVRQYIISNYDVIESEIDLEFLNNADEIFLTNSLFGIMPVNNLEKKVFKSQKISKEIFSHYKKYIENI
- a CDS encoding anthranilate synthase component II; this translates as MFLMIDNYDSFVYNLVSYFLEENIEMKIIRNDLVDLKYIENLIEKGKLEGIIISPGPKSPKDCGLCNEIVKQFYKKVAIFGVCLGHQIIGHVFGAEVKKGKSPVHGKVHKIRNSGENIFKNLSKEFNVTRYHSLIVEKENLLNDFNIEAETEDGVLMALSHKIYPLYSVQFHPEAVLTEYGHEMIRNFLDLAKEWRDKNANRS
- a CDS encoding diaminopimelate epimerase; amino-acid sequence: MDRKVQVLDFVKINPAGNITILIDNFDIYNKNIPKISEEIMKETNLYAEQVGFIKDNHLQMMGGEFCGNASRSFASLLAFRDKDFSEQKNYSITCSGESSILDVDVRENGAKNKFLAKIKMPKFISLEEIKIDGYKLGLVRFSGINHFIFNIKENKETSFENIIDLVKKYLSNEDYSAFGIMFFDRDNLSMKPYVYVKEVGSGVYENSCASGTTALGYYLKKYKNLDRAKVVQPNGWLEYIIENDEMYIDGPVEIIAEGKVYI
- a CDS encoding V-type ATP synthase subunit A, with amino-acid sequence MKEGRIIKVSGPLVVAEGMEEANVYDVVEVSENKLIGEIIEMRGDKASIQVYEETTGIGPGDVVVTTGSPLSIELGPGMLEQMFDGIQRPLLKIQEEVGDFLLKGVSVPALDREKKWQFTPTIQVGEEVEPGKVIGTVQETEIVLHKIMVPNGVYGKIKDIKEGEFTVEEPICLVETENGVRELNMIQKWPVRKGRPYLRKLNPVKPLITGQRIIDTFFAVTKGGTAAIPGPFGSGKTVIQHQLAKWADAEVVVYVGCGERGNEMTDVLMEFPEIIDPKTGQSLMKRTVLIANTSNMPVAAREASIYTGITIAEYFRDMGYSVALMADSTSRWAEALREMSGRLEEMPGDEGYPAYLASRIAEFYERAGLVECLGNEEEGALTVIGAVSPPGGDISEPVSQSTLRIAKVFWGLDYALSYRRHFPAINWLNSYSLYQAKMDKYKEEEIDTNFPKFRIEAMALLQEEAKLQEIVRLVGRDSLSEFDQLKLEITKSLREDFLQQNAFHEVDTYCSLPKQFKMLKLILSFYDEAQRGLKEGVYLDEILALPAREKITRAKNISEKELDSFDKIEEEIKEAVSKLIAEGGKPNA
- a CDS encoding V-type ATP synthase subunit D, with the translated sequence MAKLKVNPTRMALSELKKRLVTAKRGHKLLKDKQDELMRQFINLIKENKKLRVEVEKELSDSFKSFLLASATMSPLFLESAISFPKAKIAVEMNLKNIMSVNVPEMKFVKKEMEGSIFPYGFVQTSAELDDTVIKLQKVLDNLLSLAEIEKSCQLMADEIEKTRRRVNALEYSTIPNLEETVKDIRMKLDENERATITRLMKVKQMLQKDA